CCACGCATGCCTGCTTCGTCGATCTCTGTGGGCTCTGGCTCAGTTTCCGTGGAGTGCTGACCGACCGTAACGTCGACCTCCTGTGACCAGCGGTGAGAGGCTGACGTGAGCCAGTACTACGAGTTGGGCGACCGAACCCTGTGGAACCCGTCCCACGGGGCGTCGCGGCTGTTCATGAGCCAGGTCACCGTCTATCAAGCCGAAGTGGGGCTACCCTCCGGCATCGGCCCCATGGAAGCTGACGAGTGTCAGATCGACCCCGTCGCATTCGCAGCGTTCGTCGACGCCCTGCTCACCTGGCACGGCAAAACCAGGCACGCCGTCATGGCCACGCTGTCCGAAGGGTTCGTTGCCACGGTGCTGGCCTTGGCTCAGATAGCCGACATCGAGGTGAGCCGGC
The DNA window shown above is from Streptomyces sp. NBC_00247 and carries:
- a CDS encoding DUF6086 family protein, with the protein product MSQYYELGDRTLWNPSHGASRLFMSQVTVYQAEVGLPSGIGPMEADECQIDPVAFAAFVDALLTWHGKTRHAVMATLSEGFVATVLALAQIADIEVSRQGADRDESHCLKTASDPHAEEWTAELRQKSRDLVRHMAPSSASTSGDSGTWPYV